TCCTACTTGTCAACCGGGTTACCAAATTAACCAATGATGAATTTAATTCGTCGCTGCATTGACTTTCACTTCcatcaaaatattcaaaattgaaacacgCTCGCCATTGTGACAATCACAATTAAACTGTTTGTCAGTTTGTTGACAAGTTATCGTCAATTTTAGGAGCATACCAGAACCAGGTATTTCATTGTGCTAAAATCACCTGAGTAATAACATTGCGAAAACATACGATGACACTTGATATTGGCTCGTGAATAGAatgcgatttttatgcatttatgacaaaaaatgAGACAAGAGTTGGAGAATTTAGGATTCATTCATACGTTCAAGAATTTCGTTCGGTCTCCCGTATAATACTGCGCGGGGAACGATTCTCGGTAAATAACAGCACAGATGAAAATGACTTGTTCAAACGAAGCACAAGTCAATTTGTTCTACAGACagaattcattaaatttattaaattctcagACTTTATTCAAATCCTGTAAATACTGTGAAGGAACTGAGAAGAAGGATCATATTTGAAGGTGCAGCAATAACTACAGAAAAACGCAGttatgaaaacaataaaaaaaacgttatcagaaatatttacaacgtAATGCAGAAGCGTTGGAGCATCTTCTTTAAcaaagacattttttaattaccatGATATCGTAACAATTCCTTACATAGACTGGGCAGAGGTATCgatcattgttataaaaaatatgcgtttctatttaaataaatggttcaattgttaattgcacgtGCACCAGTGCACTTGTTTTTTCTTTGGCATTTTTTAGTAAATGCATTAATAACGGAGTTATGACCCGGAACAATTACATATTTCAccatgtatattaaaaataaagttaagaACAGTCATGCAATTTTGCGAATGGTCCGTCGTCCGTGAGTTGAACAAAAGATTGTAGATCgggtaattaaaaattggcAGTAAACGGAAACTTTTTCCATATCTCTTATCAAAAACTGCTTACCTTTGTAAAATGAAGCACGTTTCGTAAAATATCAGTTAAGGAACTCGTAGCCGTTGATGATAAAACTAATATCGCGAAAAGATATATCTTCTTCCCCATGGTGGTTGTTCACCTGTTTCGCATATTCATGAAATGTTTCGAAAGAAAAGTCCTCTCCTCTCGAACTTCTCTTTCAATTGTTAAACAACCTTTTATCCATGCCCGTTAGCGATTTATTGTTCCTCAGGACatatttcaacgaaaactttctccttttcttttcgtaTCAGTGTCGTTGCATTCGAAAAGTTCGGATGCGAACCGTTTACACGAGTGTTCCGGGTCCTTTTAAATCACTGAACTCACTCATTCACATACGTTTTTATATCACGGCACCGACGAAATTCACaaggatattttaaattatcgtaTCATTTTTCCTCGGATAAATAAAGTTGTGTCAATAATGTGAAATTTAGTTTGAATCCtttcacgattttaattacagaTGGTTACTTGTTAGTTGAAACATGATCCTGTTGAGTTTATTCTGTAATAgtgtaacaaaaaatatatgactCATTTGAAACTAAATTTAAAGAGGTCATACATTTTTACACTTAATTCTTTCAATGATTTACAGACCGcactatatttattctatagattaactataattattccatAGAATATAAACGTTTAAAGTATACTATGatacatttgttatttattattatattacatagtaaaatattaatattattattaaatacagacAGCGAAATTACTATTATCCTGTTTTTATTGGTAGTATTCATTTATAACTATTGTTTCATATCtactaacaaattaaaatcaagAAATTTTACGTTAGAAatacacaaatatttaatgaatacttatttcaacttattagGTATATAAAAGGTAGAATATGATGTGCATTcctttgataataataaaatagattggaacttttagaattttattaataaaaatacgagtTAAGAAAAGGATCAGTTCAATAACACAATTTATAGTtagagttaataattatttagtaaatattcatttatacagtaaatatttatttgttgttgaAAACTATTTCGTTCGCGAATAGGTGAAGACACATTTATACTCTTTTTATACTCTATgtactatattaatttcgttatcaCTTATTAGCATTTTTTACACTTTTTcggaatttgtaataatttattagactCTGTTTTATGTATTCGGAACAGAGTTGCGTTTATAAAACATTCCTTTTTATAACTATCAATCATTCCATTATCATTCTAACGTTTTTACAGGTCTAATTGACACCAGCaaacagttattattatttacaagcATTATCTATATtgtcgtaattattattatttgtatctCCGGCATGACGTGCCACCGTCTTAACTGACGTAAAAACATCGACCTTACACGGTACACACTTTCTTGTTACTTGTTTTGCCTATCGCGGATCTGCAGAATGATAAATATGACGCGAACACACTTGATCACCTTCCGTCAACAATCAATAATCACCTGATGGACACAGAGTATGACACAGAACATGAATGAAGCCAAACTAAGGATGGACTTACGCTTTTCCACCAATGACCCCTCTACCATTCTTTTCTGAACGGAATACCTTGGTTCTTTCGTATTCTTTTACGGTAACAATGACATCGTACGTGAGTAAGAGTGACCAAGTCAAAGTATTGTTCTTTTAGTGGTGCTAATAGTCGCATGTACATTCCCGCCTATAAGTATCCGAATAGTATTTGCAGATTTTGAAATCTGTAGTCAGAAATCTCTTTCAGATTTGGTATCATATCGTTCATCGATTCATTATATTGATCCATAATCTTGATGATATTCTTGgctaataaaaacaatatttagtattaaataataaatattatattatattttataaatgaatttattttcttcttggCGTAACTGTCctaaacttttaaataaatttatgcagCTGTACGTGAATGTCTTAATAGCTCAGCACATTTctgataacatttttaacaacagttttaatttacataaccGAGATATCTATGCTGTCAGTAAAACAAATTAGATCTTAAAAGTCATAACTGGCTTGTGGAAGCTTTTGcccatgaaataataataatacgagaatatttaaattattaaattcatttaatagcTTCCGGTAATAACGTAagaattaaactaaaatttattgatttcgatttatcaATCACAATCTATTACTAAAcgttattaaaagatatttatgtttttataatttagatatGGATGTCCAGATACTTATGGATAGGAGTGTACGTATTGCATTGGCGCCAAGAACGTGCATCATATTTAATCTCTCCTCTATAGTTTCTCTCCACAATAGCTCACctgtttattattgaaattgctgTATGGCTCCTGTTCAAAGAAGTCTTTAGTAAATGTTGCAAAActtaataatcaattataaCATGTGCAGCGTCTTCATTTccttgtaatttatttagctaTATTTTCGTCATAGACAGCAATTTTTTATGTCTgcaataaatttacatttaaataaagtgtCAACGATGTTATCTTTTGAGAAAAGGCATTAAATCTAGTTAATCAACTATTCCAAAGTAATTACAAGTTATTCCACATacgtataaaaaatgtattcttattttattttcttattatgtTTTTCAATAAGTAATTACCGAATGAAgcatgaaatttcaaaatttgcaatttaattatttgtcattTTGCCTACTTACAACGTAAATTGTTTATTGGCACAGACATCAACGATAAACTTGGCTTTATTATGAGTCAGAATAACCATACAaccatataaaaataattactacatATAACGAATAAGTAACTAAATGAATCacaaaaagaatataatgatAGACGGACAACAATTTTGAAACTAAACTCATACCAAACCTAAGCCACAATTGCATTACGATTTTTGTGAATATACTTACGAATTCTGAATCTCACACTTATAGTGTGCGTAAGacataataagaaattttcccatattctaatttatttgcaatataattcatgaaaatataaattttcataaagattTACAGTTTACTTATCTATTAACTGCAATGTAATGATCGACAAAAGCTTGCAGAgttattcgttattataattgttgtatTAATCATCGAGCATTATTGTTAGcagtatttttgaataattagcAAGGTGCCTAATGATACacgctaattttatttttacacgatGGTTTAACTCTccgaaaaagaatttttatcgtacAACTTTAAATCTCAAATTAGCGCTAGAATGGTTTCGGTCATAAATCGAGTTCCCTCGGATAATAATTCCGTAGTACGGTTTCGGCCGGAATATTTCGCAGGATATAATACTGAAGCAAAAAATAAGGATGAGTAGACAATTATCATGTTCGTGTCAGATCGTGCATTTGCATGGAGAAAGTTCAATATGcaaacagaaatgaaaaatctagAAACAAGTGCGACGGATAGCTGCGGAGTTATGCATAGGATGAAAGTCTATGAAACTGACTACaacgtaaaatattgtttttatttttgataatcggATCACAATggttatttacataataagCTGGCATGGTAGATTATGTTGTAGATTGTAACTTATGTATCATTACATGCGCGAGCAGTGATGAGGTATTTTCAAAGTTTTGATTAAGTTAACATTGGGATGAGCAtcattcatatattatattatctaactataattcaaattcaattctGTATATTCGAAACAAGtgcaaattcaataaaaataataataatttaattgctaatATCGTGTCACAATTGTAATTTgcttaatttctttaaattccaTATAACTTTCTACTTAAGATAACACTACAGTAACGtttgttgtaattattatactaattatgGCAATTTGTTACTAAAAGACTAATcgattgaatataaattaatttttttgtttcaatactaTCTTCGCGTAAACTATAGTTTTCGATTTCCTTTGGCTGACATTGTCCCCTTTTAAATCTGAcgtattatcaaaataattccgTGCATTTATACGCATAATTTCACATCACAATTTATAATGTCAATCATTAACATTAACGCCGCCCACTAGTGGATACCACTGACTTTTCATTAGGACGCTATAGTTTATACGTTCTTgcacatttaaatatataaattaattgctaatatgaaataatgacGTTTTTACATTGCTCATTATGACGATAATGTTTAGCAAGCATACGTTGAAGGAAAGGCCTTGATTTACGTGTTGTTTTTGCCTTTGGAATTCTCTCGCGTGACTAGGTACGGTCTTTCTTGTGTAGGACatagaaactttttaaacaacGGCAGCCAATGGTCCAGCTTCTTATCGTACGGTTCCATCAAGTTGTTCCACAAACAGTTTCCatcttgtaataaataaaacaagattaattattatattacaaactCAATTACCTACTGTATGCAAGGAAAAAGCAAGGAGCTGCGAACATAACTTTACTGTCACGTCACATGAAAGAATAGATTGCAAACGGTATATAACATGACTGTCTGTACCGGAAAACAATTGAGAGTTGAGACTAATCCTACCGAGCATTAGAAGCAACGAATTTTTGTtgcttcataaaaataaccagactgaatttttcgatatttgtattacatcttaatgatcgaattaaaacgtgtatttagtaattatgAATGATACTTCataatttagacaattttagaaaaaaaagatatgaaaCCGGTCAATACAATGGTGGTcatggtaggtttagtgttaaatgaTCAGTTCCGCATTTTGTATTCTATAGTTATTAATGCATATTAGTTgtgtgttattattatacatagctgctttaattggaaattcTTGAGTATATTTCTAATATGCAAGTACATACATAAAGCATTCGTTTTTTgagttaaatgaaaacaatCAGCAGCAAAATACGTTGGATCAACATATCCGTCTTTGTCCTTTGGAAATGTTACATGCCGCAGACAAGGTTGTGCTTCTACTGTAAAATCGTCTGTATGAAACTCTGGATACTCTGCAACTATTCTGTCCAAATCGTGCCACCTGTAAACGTGACATTGTTATTCAATTAACTAAAAGATACATCAGTCAccataaaaattttgtaaaacagcAGTGATTTGTACAAACGATGTAATAGTGTgcgtaaattttttaaatccccAATATTTTTCGGAAACAAAGATGACCGGTagttttgaatttaataaaacattggTATGTCGACACGAATTTATTGGTACGTACGACCATGACCCTTAAAACCATACAAGGTGAGATATGAAAAAAAGAAGCTTTCAAGGAATAACGAGCCACTGCTGAAACCCTTTCGCGGTCAAGGTCGTCGAAACTTACTACGCTGTTGTAAGTAATTACTAGATTGCGAAACTTTATGCACTTCTTGtatatgcgattttttgaagTGCGAATTATGCgtgaatattaacaaaaactaataatattattctgaaataattaatctgaaAGGATTCACGAAAACGagaatttacataaagattTGCGCAGTTTGGTAATTACCAAAGGCTGCATTTAGatgaatttatattcgataaatcgaACAAACCTGTCCATGATTCTGTAGTATTCATCTCTCATGGATCGAAATTGCAAACCAAATAAGCAGGAACATTCGAACCTTGTTAGCAAGTAGCAATTCGTGTCTCTTGGGTTGTCCTGAGAATTGACAAGCACTCGCAAGTGCGGTGGCAAAATTAGAGCAACGTATGTCCGTGGTAAATTGGCCTTCAGTATTCTGAGGGTTTTTACCAGGTCCTTTTTATGTTCTTCGAGAAAAGACCGCGATGAAGTATCACATATTTGGACGCAAAAGTCATTGCTCCCAACCATCAATGTAATCAACTGTAAACGCATGCAATTTAGAATACATAGCTTCAAGTTAAAACAAGCATTGATAAAATGGAAAGGGAGACCTAGCTCTGATATTTTGTTTATCCAAACGTCGAAGTTATGAATACAATTCAATGATCAAAatgaatacaattattttctttctattatgGATTTAATTCTAATCATGATATTATAAGCATAGTCCTTACGCGACAAGAAGACACTTTTGCATTTACATTCCCCCTCTGCTGCAGTATTAGGGCACCAGTAAGAGGGGAATGTAAACACAGAGATGCTTTCTTGTCGCGTAAGGACTATACCTCTATGTATGTACACCTCtgtcaaatttttatacgtcTGCATAATTACAATTAGTTGCATTATGAATATTTGCATGTGCTTTACATCGAACGTTCACAAAAAGTGAAGAtgtaa
This sequence is a window from Augochlora pura isolate Apur16 chromosome 9, APUR_v2.2.1, whole genome shotgun sequence. Protein-coding genes within it:
- the LOC144474865 gene encoding phospholipase B1, membrane-associated-like; amino-acid sequence: MGVLRLLFLLQLCTLCNLLAAQRTGLDNPFYLQLYGQVRGIFFRMFANTIGNRRLHDEPALPNVQDEVPLNVPFPCNVTGSRSSQIPTSVHRLRPGDIDIIGGIGDSITAGNGIFSKNILEVAVENRGASATSGGQGTWRSYVTLPNILKVFNPKLIGYSIGDSYVTHEASQFNVAEAGAMSRDMPFMAEYLVNRMRNDPRVDMNKHWKLITLMVGSNDFCVQICDTSSRSFLEEHKKDLVKTLRILKANLPRTYVALILPPHLRVLVNSQDNPRDTNCYLLTRFECSCLFGLQFRSMRDEYYRIMDRWHDLDRIVAEYPEFHTDDFTVEAQPCLRHVTFPKDKDGYVDPTYFAADCFHLTQKTNALYGNCLWNNLMEPYDKKLDHWLPLFKKFLCPTQERPYLVTRENSKGKNNT